A region from the Papaver somniferum cultivar HN1 unplaced genomic scaffold, ASM357369v1 unplaced-scaffold_125, whole genome shotgun sequence genome encodes:
- the LOC113331323 gene encoding uncharacterized protein LOC113331323 encodes MGYLGVIKAVCKISVIWKKVFSLYLIEIKTTHEAVNLPNMISMCRLISGPFLGWMIINGWYFNAFVGSAISGATDWLDGYLARKMRIHSVVGSYLDPLADKVLIGSVSVAMVKMDLISSWLVGLVVLRDVGLVVGTALQRASTLGWRWESWSEFTNLDGVHRQKVEPLFLSKLNTVFQLVLIAVALLQPEFGNLQTEVYIKYMSLLVASTTAASTVAYGAQYLRILWGRSWNRENQSSSHEEAMNRIESLFREDGEIIHDIPFGEEREGCEAPLCVGRVWCNKTSSRPTIRAGQSASQLKRQKTELVKILEEYQRSSPVQDGVITFDSDGSGNSPRKVTEKTSEEDDDVAVDETKTTFGEDGGVVVGGIGEITVAYAGLVAEADVGKKTDDVAAETTSEWDIEASIVDSS; translated from the exons ATGGGATATCTCGGTGTCATTAAGGCAGTTTGCAAAATTTCAGTCATATGGAAAAAAGTATTTTCCCTGTACCTAATTGAAATTAAAACAACTCACGAGGCTGTCAATTTGCCGAATATGATTTCCATGTGTAGATTGATTTCTGGCCCTTTTCTTGGGTGGATGATTATAAACGGATGGTATTTTAATGCATTTGTGGGATCGGCCATCTCCGGAGCCACTGACTGGTTAGATGGTTACTTGGCAAGGAAAATGAGGATTCATTCAGTGGTAGGATCATACCTTGATCCCCTTGCTGACAAGGTTCTTATTGGCTCTGTCTCCGTAGCAATGGTGAAAATGGATCTTATATCCTCTTGGCTTGTTGGACTTGTCGTGCTCCGAGATGTTGGTCTCGTAGTTGGTACAGCCTTACAAAGAGCTAGTACCTTGGGTTGGCGTTGGGAAAGTTGGTCGGAGTTTACCAACCTCGACGGAGTTCATCGACAAAAGGTGGAACCCCTCTTTCTGAGCAAGCTCAACACAGTATTCCAGCTGGTTTTAATAGCTGTTGCTCTTCTTCAACCAGAATTTGGCAACTTACAGACTGAAGTGTACATTAAATACATGAGTTTGCTGGTAGCTTCGACAACAGCAGCATCCACGGTAGCATATGGAGCACAATACTTGcgaattttgtg GGGGAGATCTTGGAATCGAGAAAACCAGTCTTCCTCTCATGAGGAGGCGATGAATAGAATTGAATCCCTGTTTCGTGAAGATGGCGAAATCATTCATGACATACCTTTTGGAGAAGAACGGGAAGGTTGCGAAGCACCCCTGTGTGTTGGGAGGgtttggtgcaacaaaacctcttcacggcCCACTATTAGGGCAGGACAGTctgcttctcagttgaaacgccagaagaccgagcttgtgaaaATTTTAGAGGAATATCAACGTAGTTCCCCCgtccaggacggtgtcataacTTTTGATTCTGATGGAtcgggaaattctcctcgaaaggtcactgagaagacttccgaggagGATGATGACGTTGCGGTTGATGAAACTAAAACAACTTTTGGAGAAGACGGCGGCGTTGTTGTCGGTGGCATTGGAGAAATTACTGTTGCATACGCTGGGTTGGTTGCCGAGGCAGATGTTGGTAAAAAgacggatgatgttgctgctgagacgacttcGGAGTGGGATATTGAGGCTTCTATTgttgat TCGTCCTGA